The genomic DNA GCGCGGGCCGCGGCCGAGATACTCCCGCTCGAATTGCGTCATGGCCGCGCTGATGTCGGCCTCGATCTGGCCTTTGGTTTTGTTGCTGTGCATGACGTTGAAGCTGTCGTGGCACTGAGTTTCCAGCTATGGTCGCAATATAATCGCCGCCGGTCAGAGATGCAAGAGGTGCGACAAGCGGCTGCCGGAACAGGCCGGATAAAACAGTGTCTGTCCCCAAAACGTTCCGACTCCGGCTGAAACGGCGTTTTTCGAAAGCTGGCGGTCGTGAAGCCGCGCCAGCGTTTGCGACAACGGCCAGGCTGTGGCAGCAGCGTTTTCTCAAAACCTCGCGATTGCGCACAGCCGAAACCAGATTACGCCGCAGACCCTCTCCCGCCCGCGAAGGTTTGGCAGCATCGACCGCCAGCCCGTCCGGGTGGCAAACGACATGTCTGTGTTGCGCTTTGGGGTGAAACCCCTTTGCCAAGCCGTCATTCGTCAGTGATGCCCGGCGGCCGGCGCGACCGTCGCAGCGTCAGCAGCACGTTCTCGTCGAACCAGCGGATGTTGCCCAAGTCGCGATAATGCAGGCGTAGGCGGCGTTCAAACTCCCGCAACGCGCGGTTGAACTCGTTCTGCTCATACAAGCAGAAGGTGGAATAGTGGCGTTGCCGGACGCGCCGGCGCAGCTCCGGCAGATCGCACACCCGCTCGAATTTGAAAAACTCCACGGCTTGCAACTGCAGGTGAGATTGCTGATTGATGAGGCGCCGCAATTCGTCCAGCTCATACAAGCGCGTCTCTTTTTGGCTGAAGCCGGGGAAGTATTTGCCCCAAATAGTGCGGCGGTTTTGGCTGCGCAGCCGGGTGTAGATGAAGAGATGACCCCGGTCGCGCAGCACGCGCCGGACCTCGTTCAGGAACAGACCGAGCTTGAAATGGTGGATGGCATTGAACGTAAACAGACAATGCAGGGAGGCGGCGGGCAGCGGCAACTTATGGGCATCGGCATGAATGACGGCAAAGTTGTGCACGTTGTGCTGCTGGAGGTAGGCGCGCAACTCACGCAACATCGCCGGGCTGGCATCGAAGCAATAGAGCTGCAGCCGGCCACCGAGCTGCTCGAACAATTTCAAATCATACCGGCCGGCGCCGCAGCCGACATCGGCGGCCATGATTTCCGGCAGCGTCTGCAGCCCTTCGGCGATGTAAGTGATGGGCGCCAGATCGGTTAGACGCAGATCGCGGTAACGCGGCGCGATCTGCAAGAAATGATGTTGAATGTTTTGCATGTGCGTCCTCCGCTGGGATGAGGATGATGATCGTCGTCCCCTCCGTTGTTCCGGGAAAGGCGAACAAGCTTTTCAGGCTTTGAAGGTGAGATGACATGACCCATTCCACTCACCCGTGGGTGCGGTCGGAAGGTACGGTCATCGAATCGGCACAAGGCAATGGAATCGCCCGGACGCAGCAGGGTTGCACGCGCATCCTCCGGGGCTCGCCGTCCTCATGGCGCCATCATGAGCATCCGGGCGATCTCTCATTTATGGAAAAGGGAGGAAAAACTGTGCGGCATTCAGCTCGCCCACCAGCCCATTACCATCAGAAACAGGAAAAGGATCGCGAAGACCAGCAGAACCCAAATGCCATCGACTTGTTTCTGCTCTGACAGTTGTGACTGGGCAGGGCCGTTTTCCGGCATGAATTTGATCCCGGCGTGGTTTAGTTCTGTTCCGCAGTTTTCTGCGGGCTTGGCGGCCGCGCGATTTTTGTGCTTGCTCATTTCATCTACTCGATTTGGAAGGGTAATAGAGTCAGCTTGGCCAAATTCAGTGCCTCTGCCGCAGTGAGTATAGCATGCAGTCGTCCACCGGAACTCCTGTCAGGGCGACTCGCCCGACCGGGCACAGGCAGGGCCGCAGCTCATCCGGATGGGTTGGTTGTCCGCCATCCCGGCTTGCGCCAGACTTGTGACTGACTGGCGGGCGCCAACGCAACGCGGCAGCGCATTAAGGCATCCTGCAGAAGCGGGATTGTGCTCTGGGGTGTGGGAACGACACACGCGATGCCGTCTGATGACCGGCAACAGCTCATCCCACCGCCGAAACAATCACGGCAGAGTGGCAAACCCGTCATTGCTCGTCATGCGGGAAATCGCTCAGGCAAGAGCAGGCGGGGAAATATCGCTCAGGGTAAGCGTTTTGAAGAGGTCGAGGATGTTGCGGCCGATGCCGAAACAAAGCACTTCACAGTGAGTCGTGGGAGGCGGGGACTGGCGTTGTTTATCCTGCAGCACCAGGCGGGAGAGCCACACCACCCAATAGCGCAAATTGAGGCGCAGGCGCAATTCCATGAAGAGAAAGGGAACGGTGTGCGCGCTGCGGCAGAAGCGCAGCAGGCCGCTGCAAAATCCGATCTGCTGCCCGAGAAGAAAGGCGGTTGCCAGGCCGGCCTTGCTGAACAGCACCAGTGTCAGCGGCTTGAGCCCTGCCAGCAGGATGGTTGCAAAGGAGTGCAGCATGACTGCCATGGATCAAACAAGGGTAACGGTTTGCAGGTCGCGCGTCGGTGTTTTGTTGTTCCAGATACGAATTCCCGTGCCGAATGTCAAGCACTTCATGCCGCGCCGGGAAAAAAGATTCAAATGGCGCGCATCAGAAGCAAAGCCGCCGGCGGTGGGCAGAGGAGGGTGTGCGTGGCTGCCTCTGTCACGCCGCCGGAAAAGCTGCATGTCTGTAACATTTGCTTTGTTTTCACGTGAAAGCCGTTGTATTTTGTCGGCGCTGTATTCGCCCCTGCCCGGTTCATGACCGCTTTGGATTTGGAGATTTCATGAACTTCCCGTCGCCTTCGCGTTGGCTGATTCTTGGTTTGCCGGCCCTGGCCGGCCTGGCCCTCGCCATTTATTGCATGCCCAGAATCAATCCCCTCTTTGCCGCGAATGTGCGTCTCGACAAAAGCCGGGCGCGCGCCGTGGCGGATTCCTGTCTGCAGCGCTACAACTTTTCGGTTTCCGGATTTTATTGTGACGAGATTTTTGTGTATGACGGCTCGGCGCTGGAATATCTGATGAGCCGGTTCGGCGTGCTGCCCATCATGGAACAGTCCCGTGCCGGGCAATTGCCCACGGCCAATTGGCAATTCGACTACTATCGCAACGTCCCCAAGGATCAGCAGCGGGAAACCTACCGTGTGCGCGTCTCCACTTCCGGCGAGTTATTGAGCTTCCTGCATGTGCTGCCGGACTCCATGTCAGCCGACACCTTGAGCAGCGCGGTGGCAGCGCAACGGGCACACCAGGTGCTGTCCGGCTGGCGCGGCATCATGGCGGAGCAGTTCACACTGGAACAATCGACGCACACGCAAAAGTTGCGGCGTACTGATCATCGCCTGGTATTCGCCCGCCGTGCTGCCAACCTGGGGGAAGCGGTGGAAGTGGTGGAAGTGCATTTCGCCGGCACCGCGCTTGCCGGCGTGGTGCGCTACCTGCGCGATCCCCAGGATTTCGTCACCGCCTCGGGCGTGGTCAGTTCGGCCAACATTTTGTTGAACAGCATGTCGGTAATGGTTTATGTGCTTCTGCTGTTCGCTTCTTTGATTGCCTTCCTGCGCAAATATCACGAGGGGGAAATCGGAGTGCGCACCGGCCTGGGGCTCGCCGGCATTTTGCTGTTTGTGCAGCTGCTGCAGGCGCTCAACAGTTGGGATCGCCTGGGGGTGGGGGTTGGCTTCGGGCAAATCAGCCATCTGTACACCAAATTCATTCAACTCGGGGTGTCCACCGCCTTCGGCTACCTCCTGATCGCCCTGATGGTGCTGGCGAGCTGGACCGTGGGCGAACAAATTCTCCGCGCGGAGGCCCC from candidate division KSB1 bacterium includes the following:
- a CDS encoding class I SAM-dependent methyltransferase, with protein sequence MQNIQHHFLQIAPRYRDLRLTDLAPITYIAEGLQTLPEIMAADVGCGAGRYDLKLFEQLGGRLQLYCFDASPAMLRELRAYLQQHNVHNFAVIHADAHKLPLPAASLHCLFTFNAIHHFKLGLFLNEVRRVLRDRGHLFIYTRLRSQNRRTIWGKYFPGFSQKETRLYELDELRRLINQQSHLQLQAVEFFKFERVCDLPELRRRVRQRHYSTFCLYEQNEFNRALREFERRLRLHYRDLGNIRWFDENVLLTLRRSRRPPGITDE